From a region of the Oncorhynchus tshawytscha isolate Ot180627B linkage group LG14, Otsh_v2.0, whole genome shotgun sequence genome:
- the LOC112267113 gene encoding reticulon-4 receptor-like 1, whose translation MFKGGCRLEFLLVLCGLELSWSCPHHCICYTAPSTVSCQAHNFLSVPEGIPPHSERIFLQNNKIHRLLQGHFSPTTVTLWIYSNNITYIEPSTFHGFAQLEELDLGDNRHLRSLAADTFHGLGRLHALHLYRCGLSALPSNIFQGLRNLQYLYLQDNHLEFLQDDIFVDLHNLSHLFLHGNRLWSLHQNTFRGLGALDRLLLHHNQLQWVDRLAFHDLRRLTTLYLFNNSLTELSGDCLALLPALEYLRLNDNPWECDCKALSLWDWLKRFRGSTSSVGCQAPAELAGKDLKQLRKEDFPNCSGSESLHQSKTWAGTDKVSLKKEPHPVPPPHSHPHSPHHEAPYYPSPPSPLPHPPPSISGEAQGSEGQPGVAPPQRPGRARNCTRQRVRGGKGKGQNEVHTLKEMADKEYSLPDFEGGKYDHTSPDGTITRRKHKCPPRTTVRPPSGVQQATNRAMFSQPLVHLSTILGALLPVTIVHILR comes from the exons gCTGCAGGCTAGAGTTCCTGCTGGTTCTCTGTGGTTTGGAGCTTTCCTGGTCCTGCCCACACCACTGTATCTGCTACACCGCGCCCAGTACTGTCAGCTGCCAGGCACACAACTTCCTGTCCGTCCCCGAAGGCATTCCCCCGCACAGCGAGCGCATCTTCCTGCAGAACAACAAGATCCACCGGCTGCTGCAGGGCCATTTCAGCCCCACCACGGTCACACTGTGGATCTACTCCAACAACATCACCTACATCGAGCCCTCCACCTTCCACGGCTTCGCCCAGCTGGAGGAGCTGGACCTGGGGGACAACCGTCACCTGCGTTCCCTGGCTGCAGACACCTTCCATGGGCTGGGCCGGCTCCATGCTCTGCACCTGTACCGCTGTGGGCTCAGTGCGCTGCCCAGTAACATCTTCCAGGGGCTACGCAACCTGCAGTATCTCTACCTACAG GATAATCACCTGGAATTCCTGCAGGATGACATCTTTGTGGACCTCCACAACCTGAGCCACCTGTTCCTGCATGGGAACCGTCTGTGGTCGCTGCACCAGAACACCTTCCGGGGGCTGGGGGCCCTGGACCGCCTGCTGCTGCACCACAACCAGCTGCAGTGGGTGGACCGCCTGGCCTTCCACGACCTGCGTCGCCTCACCACCCTCTACCTGTTCAACAACTCACTGACCGAGCTGTCTGGAGACTGCCTGGCACTGCTGCCTGCCCTGGAGTACCTGCGCCTCAACGACAACCCCTGGGAGTGTGATTGCAAGGCCCTGTCGCTGTGGGACTGGCTCAAACGCTTCAGAGGTTCTACTTCGTCCGTAGGCTGTCAGGCCCCGGCCGAGCTGGCTGGGAAGGACCTCAAGCAGCTCCGCAAGGAGGACTTCCCCAACTGCTCTGGCTCTGAGTCCCTGCACCAGAGCAAGACCTGGGCCGGGACTGATAAGGTGTCTCTGAAGAAGGAGCCACACCCGGTGCCACCGCCTCACTCCCACCCCCACAGCCCTCACCACGAGGCACCATACTACCCCTCGCCGCCTTCGCCTCTGCCCCATCCGCCCCCGTCCATAAGCGGGGAGGCCCAGGGATCAGAGGGACAGCCTGGGGTGGCGCCCCCTCAGAGGCCAGGCCGTGCTCGGAACTGCACCCGCCAGCGCGTCAGGGGAGGCAAGGGGAAAGGGCAGAACGAGGTGCATACCTTAAAGGAGATGGCCGATAAAGAATATTCCTTGCCTGATTTTGAAGGGGGCAAATATGACCACACGTCCCCGGATGGCACCATCACGCGTAGGAAGCATAAGTGCCCTCCCCGGACCACTGTTCGCCCCCCTAGTGGGGTGCAACAAGCCACCAATAGGGCCATGTTCTCCCAGCCCTTAGTGCATCTCAGCACCATACTGGGAGCTTTGTTGCCCGTGACCATTGTCCATATTCTCCGCTga